Proteins encoded together in one Alkalibaculum bacchi window:
- a CDS encoding GNAT family N-acetyltransferase, translating to MIEKLKIQDFDTIYDLMEMSFPSDEYRTYDEQKALLNNPGYSIYVLCNESQDIKAFIAVWEFNKFAYIEHFVVNPEHRNGGIGGYILNELVELLDKTVCLEVEPPETEMASRRIGFYKRNNFFLNEYPYMQPPISQGKKAIPLFIMTSGSKVDEDIFEQIKSTLYTKVYKYI from the coding sequence ATGATAGAAAAACTAAAAATTCAAGATTTCGATACAATATATGATCTAATGGAAATGAGTTTTCCAAGTGATGAATATAGAACCTACGATGAGCAAAAAGCACTGCTCAATAACCCTGGCTATTCTATATATGTGTTGTGTAACGAATCTCAAGATATTAAGGCTTTTATTGCGGTTTGGGAATTTAATAAATTCGCTTACATCGAACATTTTGTTGTAAATCCTGAGCATAGAAATGGTGGAATTGGAGGATATATACTGAATGAACTGGTGGAACTGCTTGATAAAACCGTTTGTCTGGAAGTTGAACCGCCAGAAACAGAAATGGCGAGCAGGCGTATTGGCTTCTACAAGCGAAATAATTTTTTCCTTAACGAATATCCATATATGCAACCTCCAATATCTCAGGGAAAGAAGGCCATTCCTTTGTTCATCATGACTTCAGGTAGCAAAGTGGATGAGGACATATTTGAGCAAATAAAAAGCACTTTGTATACCAAGGTGTATAAATACATATAA